The Equus asinus isolate D_3611 breed Donkey chromosome 25, EquAss-T2T_v2, whole genome shotgun sequence genomic sequence TGCAAATTGGaccatccactatggaaaacagtgtggaagttCCTCAACAAAGTacaaacagaactaccatatcatccagcaatccaACTTTGGGGCATGTATCCGAAGGAGATGAAACTGTACCTAGATAAGACATCGgcactcccgtgttcattgcagcaattttCATACAGCCAAGATATGCAGACAAGCTaagtgtccatggacagatgCATGGAAATAGacaatgtgtgtgtgggtgtgggtgcctATACTtgtgcataaatatatacacgtatataacGGGATACTCCCAAGCcatggagaaaagtgaaatattgccattagtaacaacatgggtgaaactaGATGACATTATGCAGAGAGAAattaaccagacagagaaagacaaatgctgacTGATACCGCTTATTTGGAGAATCTACAAGAgctgaactcatggaaacagagagtagaatggtggctgagGGGACCTGAGTGGTAAGGGAGACgcagagatgttggtcaaaaggtacaagtaTTGAGTGTTGAGATAAATAAGCCCCGGGGGTGTGTTGTAATGCCTGGTGGCTGTGGTTAATAATTCTGTTCTGGACACTTGATATTTGATAAGAGAGTACACCTTAAGAGCTCTCATCACTCGCAAGCATgcgaatacacacacacacaactggtaAATGCGTGAGCTGaggaatgtgttaattaacctgattgtggcaatcatttcacgaAGTACGCATATGTCAAATTATCACTTCGTACAACTTCAATATATGCAATTTCATCTGTGCATTATAACCTGAGAAAGCTGtgggaaagatgaaagagaacaaCTATCATACAAAGGGGAAATTAAGTTGGGGAACCTCAccattccttctcctccttgcctTGATCATGTTCTGATCCAATTCTCTGGGAGAGAATCCCTCATCCAGCATCCTCTGGCCCCTTTGTTCACCTCCCAGAGGTAATTCTTTCTTGTTACCTCTGTTGAGCATGTCAGAAATGGGTGGGGTGGAAAGCGGGAGAGGGGGATTGGAGAGttgtattctttttgaaaaatcaaagtcTTTTGAGTCTCGGCTCACAGTTTGTGTAGTCATCAATTCCCCCAAAAACTTACTAGGAATGTGATACCTGTCATTCCTCCGGTCGTTTCTGTGGTCTAGTAACCACACTCAGGCCCTTTCCTAGAAGTCATTCTCAGGTCTGCTTGATTTTACTGCCTTTCTCGGAACCGAATGGAGCTGCCTGAGACTATCCAGCACGACAGGGGGAAAGATTACACACGTCTACGTCTTTTCTGTGTTGTTCCAGTCAACTGAGAGTGAACTTCAAGTTCAAAACCGTTTCTCCTCTCATCTCTCACTCGTTGGGGCTCACGAACACTCACTCTTCTAATTCCACCAGACTTCgaatttctgggctctattcttttcttttcatatttggcTTGCAAACTAAGCAAGGATTTCCTGAATGTAAGCCCGGTGAAATACCCTGTTGGACAATACAAATAACCAACAGTTAGACGCGCTATCAAGATGCCATTTCAGCAAACGTTTGCCATTGACGAACATCtatcatatttacatatttgatattaagaacatttttaaactttccagtACCTGCTTCCTTGCCAAGCACATGCAGACTCCACAGTATAGGCCACAGAGTGGAGGTTTGTTGGGGTAGCACTCCCCTACAACCCATTTCTCTATGAGAACAAATAACGCCAGCTACAGTAGAAACCACCTCAAATAACAGGGTTAATTTTCATTCATGTCGCAATCTGATGCAGGCTGAGCAGTAATCTGGGACTCTCCTTCCATCTGCAGCTCCATCCTCTTGGAGTCTGTTACTTCGAGCTTTGGAGTGGAGAATGGACCGAGAGGAAGACCTTCTTAAGATTCAATAGGACAAAGCACACTATGATTTAATAGGAAGACTTTGTTGTTTTGAAAGTAATTCTGTATTTCTCAACggcaaaggggtgtgtgtgtgtgtgtgtgtgtgtgtgtgtgtgtgtgtgtgtgtgatttcaacTAACGCTAAAGTCTGCGGACACTTAGGAACACAGAAAGGATATTTACAGAACATATCTCTCCTTCCACAGATGACCTGCCTAGTAGGCTCAGCACTTCAAAAAGAAGCTGCATGGCAACAGTAATTTCGTAAATCTAAGCAACCATGTAAACCCCAATATTCTTCAAACATGGGGTCAGAGCATCCAAGAAAGGAGTTTTGGAGGTGAGAATACATGACATGACCCTGAAGTTTGGTGCGTTGttggaggaagaagagcaggggcttcacggggagaggaggcagcgatTTCCCTTGTAGGGAGCCTTattacttctcttccttctgggctCCCCACGAGTTCAGAACTACCATGATTTTATGCAGAAGACTCCGCTACTCCCGAAAAGCTCTTCATCTGCAACATCacgtaaaaaataaagtgaatcagaaaagaaagagaacagcgGAATACGACAGAGTCATAAAGTTTAAGAATCTTCTTGTTTCCTATCCTGGTTCTGCATCTTACACTTGCACGTTGCAGCTGCAGCAAACGTGGAGGTtgtggtgagggtgagggtggtcACGAGGTTGTTGATGATGAGGATGGACACAAGGACGATCTGATGCCTTACCGAGGGCTaagatgtgccaggcattctgaCAACTAAATTACCATTCAATCTCATGCCTGAGAAAAGTGGGTAATGTAAATAGGATTTACCCCAATTTGTAGCAGAGAGATTGAAATCTTGAGGAATTAAACACTTTGTTCCTAAAATCAATCAGGCAGTAATTAAGGGAAATAACCTGGATTTGACATGAGATTGAAAGAATGTTAGGTAGCGCTCCAAAATTCAGAGAACACTGAATGTGAGACCTGAGGCTTGGGACAAAGAAGGatagaaagaaacccaaaagGGTGAGAGGATATTGCTGACAAGCAGGTTTTCAAAGAAAGACAATATCCCATCCCACAAAATGGCACTTTattcaggaaatggaagaaaaggaacaatTGCCAGGTGATACAAACGCCTGCCcaggggacagacagacacagaagacATCAAGAGCATCCCCTGCTGGCACCCAGGAAGAGagctgctgctcttcctcctgaaGCTCTGGGATGCTGGCACAGCTGAGGATGCCCTTCCTCGGCTACCTCCTGGAGAGGAGCAGTGTGACAGCCTCAGGAAGGAACCCTTTTGCTGTCAGGAGTCACACAGGCATTTTACAGGCTGAAGGGTGGAGGAGCCGCTTCTGCCACCATGATAGGCTCGGAAGAGAAGGTGAAGGTGGAGCTGTGGAAGCAGGCGAGCCAATggtccttctcttttccagatcCTGATGCTGCTGAAGCTGTTACTTGCTCTTGGGCGGGCACTTCTGCTGGCATGGTGGAGGAGGTTGCACAGGAGGGCATTTCTGCTGCCTCTGTGGGGGTGGGCACGGCTCAGGGCATTTTGGGGGCGGGCACGGCTCTGGGCACTTAGGTGGGCACACaggagggggctggcagggctgcttGCACTGCTGCTGTTGAGAAGACATCTTTCTGGAGTCTTCGgagctgaaagaaattagagacagTGTTCGCAAGAAGGGACTCCTCCAGAGAGAGAAACCGCGGCTGATAGAATAGCGGGAGATGTTCCCTCTCCCATTTCCAAGATTGGGCTTTCATCTCTCAACTCCCTCTTTTGCGCCTTCCACCACCCTGCTTCCTCTTTAGCCAACTGCCTCATCAGTCCTGAGAAAATCCTCTCTTTGCtcatatcattttttcaaaggaaatatctCTGCAAGAACCAAGTCATGTTTTCTGTGGGAAAATATCATCTTCATGAAAGGCCATCAGAAGTTCTGAAATCCTGGGAAAACTCGCAAGCAATTACTATCATCGGGATCTCTTCCGAAGTCCCCATAGGTTGACTTAGGTACAGAGCAAATGGCCAACAGGAAAAATGCAAGGGCCTCACACCTTCTAAGCTTCGGAAACCCTAGCAGGCGAAAAGGGAAATCAAagagatagagaagagagaaaaatactttggTCTTTCCTCCTCTTCATATCAAACCTTTCCTATGAATTGCTTTTCCATAAGGGATGTCAAACTAGCTAACAAAACACAAGTCAAGACAGGATATCATTGTGCCCCAAGGCTAAGCTTCCATCACCTAAGTAGCATCAAACCCACCATCATACCTATGGACTCACCAAAATTGCTATCTCCACACTAAATTCAACATCTGAGAGCACCACAAAACAGATGAATGGAAGAAATCAGACTTACCACGTTCTCCAAAGGAGGTTGGGGCTCGAGTACCAGGAGGATGACAGTCGTGCAGCAGAGCACCTCTTTATAGGGCCTGACGATCAGCCCAGGGCAAAGTGTAGTTTCCAAAAACTGGCCTGTCCAATAACTCCCCAAACAAAATGCAAATCCATCCAGAACTGGCTTGACAGGGACACTGAAGACAGGAAATCTCCTGAACCAGGATCTGCGCTGTGGATTAGGTGCTCATGACTCATGAAGGTCCCACCTTAGCTCTCAGTGTCAGTGACTAATGGCAGGGGGAGATTTTTGAAATTCTCTAACTGGTGGTCAAAGGCTCTCTCTCTTGACTGGGGTAGAGGGCCCTTTCCTATCTTTCACCTTCCCTGAATGACAAAACTGCCTGCTCTGTTCCACTTTAGATGATTGTCCTTTTGCTGTACATGCTGGGTTGAAAAGAGCCTGGCTAACCCATGACACCTTTCTCTTTAACCCAAGTCCTTCTTATAATACATTTTCCCTGGATCCATGGCTTgctcatcttctctccttttcttcttcttaaaaggACTGAGATAAGGCTTCAGATCATCTAAATTGCCTTCCTATAATGACGCTCAGAAACTCTCTATAAAATAGTGATCTCCAGGGTCATATTTTCATGGCTTTGATCTTTCAAACAGAGAACATAAAGCTGATCCCTAGTGCCTTTATAAATCTGTACCAACCTGGGCTGCATGGAATCCACTAGGACCACAGCACATCTATTGTAATTCAGTGGATCAGAGCACTAAACTCTGATATCTAGGGGAAAATATGAACTTAGCTGATCTTATATACTTGCTTTCTCACCCTCTCTTTCCAAAGAGGTTTTAGGCCCTTAAAtgacagtaatttttaaattttacttgtaTGTTTATTCTGTCTTTTCCTTAAGCCCACCAGTACCCTCAACTTGACACATTATCCTCTCACTGCCCAATGTATACCTCTTATCTGTCTTATTTCGTATATATCAATCACTCAAGAGTCGAGATCAGTGAATTTAGTGATTAGTCCCTTCATTTCTTTGTTAACTCTTCCTGCAGTCCATGGGGCTTACTAAATGCTATGTTCAGCATTTAAAGTGACGTTACTCGAGCCTCATTGTCTTGGCCAAATTATCAGGAAGCTCTCCAAGAATGTCGTTTTGTAAttggaaaaggagggaaaaaaggagaatgaggaagaagaggaagaggagacattTGAAACCTCTGAGACAGGTCAGCAGCTATGCTCTGGAAAATAAATTATCCCTGAATCAGCCCAGCATCACATCCCCTCAGTTAAACAGATTAGGTGCCCACAACTGTCATTGCTCCTGTCAGTAAGGAAGAGTTCATGGCCAAGATTATCATTTGGCCATGACCATGCAGGGGCAGAGCCATCAGCACCTTCATGAGCACCTTCAGGCCAGGTACCTACAAACAGTATCATCACTAAATGTCTCATATAGAGTATTTCAGAGGGCAAAGAGGAGGGACTTTCCTCAGCAGGTCACTTACTACTCCTCGCAGCCTCACATCCAATCCACATATCAATCCTTAGAAGAATGTCTGATTCTGTCATCCAGAATTTGAGAATTAGCTGCTGAAATGGGATTGAATTGTCAGATAATTCAGTCTTGGTTGCACATTGAGACTCTCCCACTGAGGATGCCCCTCATAAAGGGTGTTAATCATGACAGTGCAGACACCAAAGTCGTGGTAGCTCTACTGCCCCCAACATGTCAAGTAGGAGTCACTTTATACGTTGCAGAGGTGAACTGCAACACTCAGAATTCCTCAAGATCTGGTACATGAAGAGCTGCCAGAAGATGAAGAATGGCATCTAATAAAGAAAGTTTTTCCAAGTTTGAACATCCAGGACCTGAGATGCAGAACACAGAATATGCACACATACCACAtgtttcatctctctctctacctacctatcatctatctacatATCTAAAGAACTTGTCTTTATAGTCTTGAGTCAATACTCCCAGGTTCAATCCTACTCTCTCTATTCTCCAAAATTGCTAATGAGTTTACTATGAATCGTTACTATATGAAAAATGACAAGAGGTAACAAAAATTTTGTCCAATTCTTGATTCAACATTTTATCTCACATTTTTCTACCATGTGTTATATTTTATTGAACAAAATAGTCCTCGGCAATAAAGATTCTACAATAAAAtagggaagaaataaagattgGGAAATAGGAAGATGGTAAGATATTCCTGATATTCTTAGAGAAATGGTAACTGCAAGACCCCTTGATTTCtgccttttgcttttatttctgagTGTAAGGCTCACTCTCCATCATCCTTCCATAATCTTGCTGATTTGGATAAATTATGCACATTCCTATGGTGGAATTCTTAAGATCATTAAAGgagaatattttggaaattgatttaatattatcaaaaatattcaattataatttttaaaagtatatgtaaATCATGGTGAGATTTTGATTAACATATATTCAAGAAAAGAtaggaaatacataaaacaatttGTTAAGAGTAATTAGATCTGGCTGGTATAATACAAAcgatttttactttttgtttttcttttcaaaagaatctcttgcctgagtagacatggtattcaaaaagatgctgctatgatcaatgtcaaatagtgtactacctacattttcttctaggagctttatggtttcatgtcttacattcaagtctttaatcctttttgagttagcttttgtgtatggtgtaagacaatggcctacttttattcttttgcatgtggctgcccagttttcccaaaacgatttattgaagagactttcctttctccattgtatgctcttggctcctttgtcgaagattaactgtccatagatatgtggc encodes the following:
- the LOC123276360 gene encoding small proline-rich protein 2I-like, with the protein product MSSQQQQCKQPCQPPPVCPPKCPEPCPPPKCPEPCPPPQRQQKCPPVQPPPPCQQKCPPKSK